A genomic stretch from Hoplias malabaricus isolate fHopMal1 chromosome 4, fHopMal1.hap1, whole genome shotgun sequence includes:
- the LOC136693947 gene encoding von Willebrand factor A domain-containing protein 5A-like isoform X4 produces the protein MVNCGLLTNKNEPVPLKSIEVDVLVQGHVATVSSTLQYANEEESALEAMFVFPMPADASVCHFSAKIADKEIVAKVKEREEAREEYDDAIASGDQAFLLEESEESVDVFRLSVGSLPPGQSAAVTFVYVTELSVQADDALRFCLPAVLNPRYTPPGTGGGIVSEITSTPSDIPYSLSLTVHVSSPNPISKVESKCPLEPLQFLNTDHTIAKVSLSAGHKFDRDVELFLHYLNTHQPTAIVEAGDLTAQTGTLMGDLVVMLSLYPEFPEALMSSVLSRGEFVFVMDRSGSMDCPMHHGDHAQMRIESARDTLLLLLKSLPLGCYFNIYGFGSEYESFFPNSVEYTQETMEQAVNRVKEMGADMGGTEILQPLKHVYSQKCIPNHPRQVMQSLRYALQPAVVDITEEWTVPEGMSTTRLSPPINVLFQGQRALIYAQLKGKIPSSDSQGSVTVKYRLADQEVTNKLGFSLKPAENTGLSIHRLAARALIRSLEREEQTEGVEKEALKARVVELSVEAGMSSSHTAFIAVQKSSGEAVKGPLLRRSVPTFCMSDMSGAMADCDYLEICMSDTSEGMAYCEDPEITYYSDTCGKPMEFLQSLPTVEDTLLQLISLQQASGCWEMDGALMKVFGKTEEEAVKRTPAQVDKGVWATVLALIWLNGFKMDAQIEWQFVAMKAVTWIRNQNVVNLAECVRVGNDLLGCQVKEDILGL, from the exons ATGGTGAACTGTGGATTATTGACCAACAAAAATGAACCTG TTCCTCTGAAGAGCATAGAAGTGGATGTACTGGTTCAGGGACATGTAGCTACAGTGAGCTCCACACTGCAGTATGCCAACGAAGAAGAGAGTGCCCTGGAGGCCATGTTTGTGTTCCCTATGCCTGCAGACGCTTCTGTCTGCCACTTCAGTGCAAAGATTGCAGACAAGGAGATAGTGGCGaaggtgaaggagagagaggag gcaCGAGAGGAGTATGATGATGCGATCGCTTCAGGAGATCAGGCCTTTCTGTTGGAGGAAAGTGAAGAGAGTGTGGATGTGTTCAGGCTGAGTGTGGGGAGTCTTCCTCCAGGACAGAGTGCTGCTGTCACCTTTGTGTACGTCACTGAGCTCTCAGTGCAGGCGGATGATGCCCTGCGCTTCTGTTTACCTGCGGTACTGAACCCCCGATACACACCACCAG GTACAGGTGGTGGAATTGTGTCAGAAATAACATCAACGCCATCAGATAttccttactctctctctcttactgtccATGTGAGTTCTCCCAACCCCATCTCTAAAGTAGAGTCCAAGTGTCCTCTTGAGCCTCTGCAGTTCCTCAACACGGACCACACCATTGCAAAG GTGAGTCTCTCTGCAGGTCATAAGTTTGACAGAGATGTTGAGCTGTTTCTACATTATCTAAACACCCACCAGCCCACTGCTATAGTGGAGGCAGGAGATCTGACAGCACAGACAG GAACTCTAATGGGAGACCTTGTGGTCATGTTAAGTTTGTACCCAGAGTTCCCTGAGGCACTGATGTCATCTGTATTATCTCGTggtgaatttgtatttgtaatggACAGATCTGGCAGCATGGACTGTCCAATGCATCACGGTGACCATGCACAGATGCGCATAGAAAGTGCCAGG GACACTCTGCTCCTGCTGCTAAAAAGTCTTCCTTTGGGCTGCTACTTCAATATCTATGGCTTTGGTTCAGAATATGAATCTTTCTTTcc GAACAGTGTAGAATACACTCAGGAGACAATGGAGCAGGCTGTGAATAGAGTAAAGGAGATGGGAGCAGATATGGGTGGCACAGAGATTTTGCAGCCTCTAAAACATGTCTACAGCCAGAAGTGCATTCCTAATCATCCCAGACAG GTAATGCAGTCTCTACGCTATGCTCTACAGCCGGCTGTGGTTGATATCACTGAAGAGTGGACAGTTCCAGAGGGCATGTCCACCACCCGACTGAGTCCACCCATTAATGTACTATTCCAGGGTCAAAGGGCACTGATTTATGCCCAGCTGAAAGGAAAG ATTCCAAGCTCAGACTCTCAGggctctgtaacagtgaaataccgtctAGCAGATCAAGAAGTCACCAACAAACTTGGATTCTCTCTCAAGCCCGCTGAGAATACTGG ACTGTCCATCCACAGGCTGGCAGCTCGTGCTCTGATTCGCTCCCTGGAACGAGAAGAGCAGACTGAGGGAGTGGAGAAAGAGGCTTTAAAGGCCAGAGTGGTGGAGCTCAGTGTGGAGGCAGGAATGAGCAGCTCACACACGGCCTTCATCGCTGTTCAGAAGAGCAGTGGAGAGGCTGTGAAAGGACCACTGCTGAGGAGGAGTGTGCCTACATTTT GTATGTCTGATATGTCTGGTGCAATGGCAGATTGTGATTATCTTGAAATTT GTATGTCTGATACGTCTGAGGGAATGGCATATTGTGAAGATCCTGAAATTA cATATTATTCTGACACCTGTGGGAAACCTATGGAATTTTTACAAAGTTTGCCAACTGTTGAAGACACCCTGCTGCAGCTTATCTCCCTCCAGCAGGCTTCAGGCTGCTGGGAAATGGATGGTGCACTGATGAAGGTGTttggaaaaacagaagaggaagcGGTCAAGCGGACCCCTGCACAG GTGGATAAGGGAGTCTGGGCTACAGTTCTGGCTCTGATCTGGTTAAATGGGTTTAAGATGGATGCTCAGATTGAATGGCAGTTCGTGGCCATGAAAGCAGTGACATGGATCCGCAACCAGAACG tgGTCAATCTCGCTGAATGTGTTCGTGTGGGTAATGACCTGCTGGGCTGCCAGGTTAAAGAAGACATCCTAGGACTCTAG
- the LOC136693947 gene encoding von Willebrand factor A domain-containing protein 5A-like isoform X3: protein MFVFPMPADASVCHFSAKIADKEIVAKVKEREEAREEYDDAIASGDQAFLLEESEESVDVFRLSVGSLPPGQSAAVTFVYVTELSVQADDALRFCLPAVLNPRYTPPGTGGGIVSEITSTPSDIPYSLSLTVHVSSPNPISKVESKCPLEPLQFLNTDHTIAKVSLSAGHKFDRDVELFLHYLNTHQPTAIVEAGDLTAQTGTLMGDLVVMLSLYPEFPEALMSSVLSRGEFVFVMDRSGSMDCPMHHGDHAQMRIESARDTLLLLLKSLPLGCYFNIYGFGSEYESFFPNSVEYTQETMEQAVNRVKEMGADMGGTEILQPLKHVYSQKCIPNHPRQVFIFTDGEVWNTKEIFSLMRENADSHRCFTFGIGEGASTALITGMAREGGGHAQFITGTDRMQPKVMQSLRYALQPAVVDITEEWTVPEGMSTTRLSPPINVLFQGQRALIYAQLKGKIPSSDSQGSVTVKYRLADQEVTNKLGFSLKPAENTGLSIHRLAARALIRSLEREEQTEGVEKEALKARVVELSVEAGMSSSHTAFIAVQKSSGEAVKGPLLRRSVPTFCMSDMSGAMADCDYLEICMSDTSEGMAYCEDPEITYYSDTCGKPMEFLQSLPTVEDTLLQLISLQQASGCWEMDGALMKVFGKTEEEAVKRTPAQVDKGVWATVLALIWLNGFKMDAQIEWQFVAMKAVTWIRNQNVVNLAECVRVGNDLLGCQVKEDILGL, encoded by the exons ATGTTTGTGTTCCCTATGCCTGCAGACGCTTCTGTCTGCCACTTCAGTGCAAAGATTGCAGACAAGGAGATAGTGGCGaaggtgaaggagagagaggag gcaCGAGAGGAGTATGATGATGCGATCGCTTCAGGAGATCAGGCCTTTCTGTTGGAGGAAAGTGAAGAGAGTGTGGATGTGTTCAGGCTGAGTGTGGGGAGTCTTCCTCCAGGACAGAGTGCTGCTGTCACCTTTGTGTACGTCACTGAGCTCTCAGTGCAGGCGGATGATGCCCTGCGCTTCTGTTTACCTGCGGTACTGAACCCCCGATACACACCACCAG GTACAGGTGGTGGAATTGTGTCAGAAATAACATCAACGCCATCAGATAttccttactctctctctcttactgtccATGTGAGTTCTCCCAACCCCATCTCTAAAGTAGAGTCCAAGTGTCCTCTTGAGCCTCTGCAGTTCCTCAACACGGACCACACCATTGCAAAG GTGAGTCTCTCTGCAGGTCATAAGTTTGACAGAGATGTTGAGCTGTTTCTACATTATCTAAACACCCACCAGCCCACTGCTATAGTGGAGGCAGGAGATCTGACAGCACAGACAG GAACTCTAATGGGAGACCTTGTGGTCATGTTAAGTTTGTACCCAGAGTTCCCTGAGGCACTGATGTCATCTGTATTATCTCGTggtgaatttgtatttgtaatggACAGATCTGGCAGCATGGACTGTCCAATGCATCACGGTGACCATGCACAGATGCGCATAGAAAGTGCCAGG GACACTCTGCTCCTGCTGCTAAAAAGTCTTCCTTTGGGCTGCTACTTCAATATCTATGGCTTTGGTTCAGAATATGAATCTTTCTTTcc GAACAGTGTAGAATACACTCAGGAGACAATGGAGCAGGCTGTGAATAGAGTAAAGGAGATGGGAGCAGATATGGGTGGCACAGAGATTTTGCAGCCTCTAAAACATGTCTACAGCCAGAAGTGCATTCCTAATCATCCCAGACAG GTGTTTATTTTCACTGATGGAGAGGTTTGGAATACCAAAGAAATTTTTTCCCTTATGAGGGAAAATGCAGATTCCCACAG GTGCTTCACATTTGGGATCGGTGAAGGTGCGAGCACTGCCCTCATCACAGGAATGGCTCGGGAGGGAGGTGGCCACGCTCAGTTTATCACAGGCACTGACCGCATGCAGCCCAAA GTAATGCAGTCTCTACGCTATGCTCTACAGCCGGCTGTGGTTGATATCACTGAAGAGTGGACAGTTCCAGAGGGCATGTCCACCACCCGACTGAGTCCACCCATTAATGTACTATTCCAGGGTCAAAGGGCACTGATTTATGCCCAGCTGAAAGGAAAG ATTCCAAGCTCAGACTCTCAGggctctgtaacagtgaaataccgtctAGCAGATCAAGAAGTCACCAACAAACTTGGATTCTCTCTCAAGCCCGCTGAGAATACTGG ACTGTCCATCCACAGGCTGGCAGCTCGTGCTCTGATTCGCTCCCTGGAACGAGAAGAGCAGACTGAGGGAGTGGAGAAAGAGGCTTTAAAGGCCAGAGTGGTGGAGCTCAGTGTGGAGGCAGGAATGAGCAGCTCACACACGGCCTTCATCGCTGTTCAGAAGAGCAGTGGAGAGGCTGTGAAAGGACCACTGCTGAGGAGGAGTGTGCCTACATTTT GTATGTCTGATATGTCTGGTGCAATGGCAGATTGTGATTATCTTGAAATTT GTATGTCTGATACGTCTGAGGGAATGGCATATTGTGAAGATCCTGAAATTA cATATTATTCTGACACCTGTGGGAAACCTATGGAATTTTTACAAAGTTTGCCAACTGTTGAAGACACCCTGCTGCAGCTTATCTCCCTCCAGCAGGCTTCAGGCTGCTGGGAAATGGATGGTGCACTGATGAAGGTGTttggaaaaacagaagaggaagcGGTCAAGCGGACCCCTGCACAG GTGGATAAGGGAGTCTGGGCTACAGTTCTGGCTCTGATCTGGTTAAATGGGTTTAAGATGGATGCTCAGATTGAATGGCAGTTCGTGGCCATGAAAGCAGTGACATGGATCCGCAACCAGAACG tgGTCAATCTCGCTGAATGTGTTCGTGTGGGTAATGACCTGCTGGGCTGCCAGGTTAAAGAAGACATCCTAGGACTCTAG
- the LOC136693947 gene encoding von Willebrand factor A domain-containing protein 5A-like isoform X1 — protein MVNCGLLTNKNEPVPLKSIEVDVLVQGHVATVSSTLQYANEEESALEAMFVFPMPADASVCHFSAKIADKEIVAKVKEREEAREEYDDAIASGDQAFLLEESEESVDVFRLSVGSLPPGQSAAVTFVYVTELSVQADDALRFCLPAVLNPRYTPPGTGGGIVSEITSTPSDIPYSLSLTVHVSSPNPISKVESKCPLEPLQFLNTDHTIAKVSLSAGHKFDRDVELFLHYLNTHQPTAIVEAGDLTAQTGTLMGDLVVMLSLYPEFPEALMSSVLSRGEFVFVMDRSGSMDCPMHHGDHAQMRIESARDTLLLLLKSLPLGCYFNIYGFGSEYESFFPNSVEYTQETMEQAVNRVKEMGADMGGTEILQPLKHVYSQKCIPNHPRQVFIFTDGEVWNTKEIFSLMRENADSHRCFTFGIGEGASTALITGMAREGGGHAQFITGTDRMQPKVMQSLRYALQPAVVDITEEWTVPEGMSTTRLSPPINVLFQGQRALIYAQLKGKIPSSDSQGSVTVKYRLADQEVTNKLGFSLKPAENTGLSIHRLAARALIRSLEREEQTEGVEKEALKARVVELSVEAGMSSSHTAFIAVQKSSGEAVKGPLLRRSVPTFCMSDMSGAMADCDYLEICMSDTSEGMAYCEDPEITYYSDTCGKPMEFLQSLPTVEDTLLQLISLQQASGCWEMDGALMKVFGKTEEEAVKRTPAQVDKGVWATVLALIWLNGFKMDAQIEWQFVAMKAVTWIRNQNVVNLAECVRVGNDLLGCQVKEDILGL, from the exons ATGGTGAACTGTGGATTATTGACCAACAAAAATGAACCTG TTCCTCTGAAGAGCATAGAAGTGGATGTACTGGTTCAGGGACATGTAGCTACAGTGAGCTCCACACTGCAGTATGCCAACGAAGAAGAGAGTGCCCTGGAGGCCATGTTTGTGTTCCCTATGCCTGCAGACGCTTCTGTCTGCCACTTCAGTGCAAAGATTGCAGACAAGGAGATAGTGGCGaaggtgaaggagagagaggag gcaCGAGAGGAGTATGATGATGCGATCGCTTCAGGAGATCAGGCCTTTCTGTTGGAGGAAAGTGAAGAGAGTGTGGATGTGTTCAGGCTGAGTGTGGGGAGTCTTCCTCCAGGACAGAGTGCTGCTGTCACCTTTGTGTACGTCACTGAGCTCTCAGTGCAGGCGGATGATGCCCTGCGCTTCTGTTTACCTGCGGTACTGAACCCCCGATACACACCACCAG GTACAGGTGGTGGAATTGTGTCAGAAATAACATCAACGCCATCAGATAttccttactctctctctcttactgtccATGTGAGTTCTCCCAACCCCATCTCTAAAGTAGAGTCCAAGTGTCCTCTTGAGCCTCTGCAGTTCCTCAACACGGACCACACCATTGCAAAG GTGAGTCTCTCTGCAGGTCATAAGTTTGACAGAGATGTTGAGCTGTTTCTACATTATCTAAACACCCACCAGCCCACTGCTATAGTGGAGGCAGGAGATCTGACAGCACAGACAG GAACTCTAATGGGAGACCTTGTGGTCATGTTAAGTTTGTACCCAGAGTTCCCTGAGGCACTGATGTCATCTGTATTATCTCGTggtgaatttgtatttgtaatggACAGATCTGGCAGCATGGACTGTCCAATGCATCACGGTGACCATGCACAGATGCGCATAGAAAGTGCCAGG GACACTCTGCTCCTGCTGCTAAAAAGTCTTCCTTTGGGCTGCTACTTCAATATCTATGGCTTTGGTTCAGAATATGAATCTTTCTTTcc GAACAGTGTAGAATACACTCAGGAGACAATGGAGCAGGCTGTGAATAGAGTAAAGGAGATGGGAGCAGATATGGGTGGCACAGAGATTTTGCAGCCTCTAAAACATGTCTACAGCCAGAAGTGCATTCCTAATCATCCCAGACAG GTGTTTATTTTCACTGATGGAGAGGTTTGGAATACCAAAGAAATTTTTTCCCTTATGAGGGAAAATGCAGATTCCCACAG GTGCTTCACATTTGGGATCGGTGAAGGTGCGAGCACTGCCCTCATCACAGGAATGGCTCGGGAGGGAGGTGGCCACGCTCAGTTTATCACAGGCACTGACCGCATGCAGCCCAAA GTAATGCAGTCTCTACGCTATGCTCTACAGCCGGCTGTGGTTGATATCACTGAAGAGTGGACAGTTCCAGAGGGCATGTCCACCACCCGACTGAGTCCACCCATTAATGTACTATTCCAGGGTCAAAGGGCACTGATTTATGCCCAGCTGAAAGGAAAG ATTCCAAGCTCAGACTCTCAGggctctgtaacagtgaaataccgtctAGCAGATCAAGAAGTCACCAACAAACTTGGATTCTCTCTCAAGCCCGCTGAGAATACTGG ACTGTCCATCCACAGGCTGGCAGCTCGTGCTCTGATTCGCTCCCTGGAACGAGAAGAGCAGACTGAGGGAGTGGAGAAAGAGGCTTTAAAGGCCAGAGTGGTGGAGCTCAGTGTGGAGGCAGGAATGAGCAGCTCACACACGGCCTTCATCGCTGTTCAGAAGAGCAGTGGAGAGGCTGTGAAAGGACCACTGCTGAGGAGGAGTGTGCCTACATTTT GTATGTCTGATATGTCTGGTGCAATGGCAGATTGTGATTATCTTGAAATTT GTATGTCTGATACGTCTGAGGGAATGGCATATTGTGAAGATCCTGAAATTA cATATTATTCTGACACCTGTGGGAAACCTATGGAATTTTTACAAAGTTTGCCAACTGTTGAAGACACCCTGCTGCAGCTTATCTCCCTCCAGCAGGCTTCAGGCTGCTGGGAAATGGATGGTGCACTGATGAAGGTGTttggaaaaacagaagaggaagcGGTCAAGCGGACCCCTGCACAG GTGGATAAGGGAGTCTGGGCTACAGTTCTGGCTCTGATCTGGTTAAATGGGTTTAAGATGGATGCTCAGATTGAATGGCAGTTCGTGGCCATGAAAGCAGTGACATGGATCCGCAACCAGAACG tgGTCAATCTCGCTGAATGTGTTCGTGTGGGTAATGACCTGCTGGGCTGCCAGGTTAAAGAAGACATCCTAGGACTCTAG
- the LOC136693947 gene encoding von Willebrand factor A domain-containing protein 5A-like isoform X2, giving the protein MVNCGLLTNKNEPVPLKSIEVDVLVQGHVATVSSTLQYANEEESALEAMFVFPMPADASVCHFSAKIADKEIVAKVKEREEAREEYDDAIASGDQAFLLEESEESVDVFRLSVGSLPPGQSAAVTFVYVTELSVQADDALRFCLPAVLNPRYTPPGTGGGIVSEITSTPSDIPYSLSLTVHVSSPNPISKVESKCPLEPLQFLNTDHTIAKVSLSAGHKFDRDVELFLHYLNTHQPTAIVEAGDLTAQTGTLMGDLVVMLSLYPEFPEALMSSVLSRGEFVFVMDRSGSMDCPMHHGDHAQMRIESARDTLLLLLKSLPLGCYFNIYGFGSEYESFFPNSVEYTQETMEQAVNRVKEMGADMGGTEILQPLKHVYSQKCIPNHPRQVFIFTDGEVWNTKEIFSLMRENADSHRCFTFGIGEGASTALITGMAREGGGHAQFITGTDRMQPKVMQSLRYALQPAVVDITEEWTVPEGMSTTRLSPPINVLFQGQRALIYAQLKGKIPSSDSQGSVTVKYRLADQEVTNKLGFSLKPAENTGLSIHRLAARALIRSLEREEQTEGVEKEALKARVVELSVEAGMSSSHTAFIAVQKSSGEAVKGPLLRRSVPTFCMSDTSEGMAYCEDPEITYYSDTCGKPMEFLQSLPTVEDTLLQLISLQQASGCWEMDGALMKVFGKTEEEAVKRTPAQVDKGVWATVLALIWLNGFKMDAQIEWQFVAMKAVTWIRNQNVVNLAECVRVGNDLLGCQVKEDILGL; this is encoded by the exons ATGGTGAACTGTGGATTATTGACCAACAAAAATGAACCTG TTCCTCTGAAGAGCATAGAAGTGGATGTACTGGTTCAGGGACATGTAGCTACAGTGAGCTCCACACTGCAGTATGCCAACGAAGAAGAGAGTGCCCTGGAGGCCATGTTTGTGTTCCCTATGCCTGCAGACGCTTCTGTCTGCCACTTCAGTGCAAAGATTGCAGACAAGGAGATAGTGGCGaaggtgaaggagagagaggag gcaCGAGAGGAGTATGATGATGCGATCGCTTCAGGAGATCAGGCCTTTCTGTTGGAGGAAAGTGAAGAGAGTGTGGATGTGTTCAGGCTGAGTGTGGGGAGTCTTCCTCCAGGACAGAGTGCTGCTGTCACCTTTGTGTACGTCACTGAGCTCTCAGTGCAGGCGGATGATGCCCTGCGCTTCTGTTTACCTGCGGTACTGAACCCCCGATACACACCACCAG GTACAGGTGGTGGAATTGTGTCAGAAATAACATCAACGCCATCAGATAttccttactctctctctcttactgtccATGTGAGTTCTCCCAACCCCATCTCTAAAGTAGAGTCCAAGTGTCCTCTTGAGCCTCTGCAGTTCCTCAACACGGACCACACCATTGCAAAG GTGAGTCTCTCTGCAGGTCATAAGTTTGACAGAGATGTTGAGCTGTTTCTACATTATCTAAACACCCACCAGCCCACTGCTATAGTGGAGGCAGGAGATCTGACAGCACAGACAG GAACTCTAATGGGAGACCTTGTGGTCATGTTAAGTTTGTACCCAGAGTTCCCTGAGGCACTGATGTCATCTGTATTATCTCGTggtgaatttgtatttgtaatggACAGATCTGGCAGCATGGACTGTCCAATGCATCACGGTGACCATGCACAGATGCGCATAGAAAGTGCCAGG GACACTCTGCTCCTGCTGCTAAAAAGTCTTCCTTTGGGCTGCTACTTCAATATCTATGGCTTTGGTTCAGAATATGAATCTTTCTTTcc GAACAGTGTAGAATACACTCAGGAGACAATGGAGCAGGCTGTGAATAGAGTAAAGGAGATGGGAGCAGATATGGGTGGCACAGAGATTTTGCAGCCTCTAAAACATGTCTACAGCCAGAAGTGCATTCCTAATCATCCCAGACAG GTGTTTATTTTCACTGATGGAGAGGTTTGGAATACCAAAGAAATTTTTTCCCTTATGAGGGAAAATGCAGATTCCCACAG GTGCTTCACATTTGGGATCGGTGAAGGTGCGAGCACTGCCCTCATCACAGGAATGGCTCGGGAGGGAGGTGGCCACGCTCAGTTTATCACAGGCACTGACCGCATGCAGCCCAAA GTAATGCAGTCTCTACGCTATGCTCTACAGCCGGCTGTGGTTGATATCACTGAAGAGTGGACAGTTCCAGAGGGCATGTCCACCACCCGACTGAGTCCACCCATTAATGTACTATTCCAGGGTCAAAGGGCACTGATTTATGCCCAGCTGAAAGGAAAG ATTCCAAGCTCAGACTCTCAGggctctgtaacagtgaaataccgtctAGCAGATCAAGAAGTCACCAACAAACTTGGATTCTCTCTCAAGCCCGCTGAGAATACTGG ACTGTCCATCCACAGGCTGGCAGCTCGTGCTCTGATTCGCTCCCTGGAACGAGAAGAGCAGACTGAGGGAGTGGAGAAAGAGGCTTTAAAGGCCAGAGTGGTGGAGCTCAGTGTGGAGGCAGGAATGAGCAGCTCACACACGGCCTTCATCGCTGTTCAGAAGAGCAGTGGAGAGGCTGTGAAAGGACCACTGCTGAGGAGGAGTGTGCCTACATTTT GTATGTCTGATACGTCTGAGGGAATGGCATATTGTGAAGATCCTGAAATTA cATATTATTCTGACACCTGTGGGAAACCTATGGAATTTTTACAAAGTTTGCCAACTGTTGAAGACACCCTGCTGCAGCTTATCTCCCTCCAGCAGGCTTCAGGCTGCTGGGAAATGGATGGTGCACTGATGAAGGTGTttggaaaaacagaagaggaagcGGTCAAGCGGACCCCTGCACAG GTGGATAAGGGAGTCTGGGCTACAGTTCTGGCTCTGATCTGGTTAAATGGGTTTAAGATGGATGCTCAGATTGAATGGCAGTTCGTGGCCATGAAAGCAGTGACATGGATCCGCAACCAGAACG tgGTCAATCTCGCTGAATGTGTTCGTGTGGGTAATGACCTGCTGGGCTGCCAGGTTAAAGAAGACATCCTAGGACTCTAG